The window GAAACTGAATTAAACACAATCTTGGAGAAAAACAGAAGACAATTTGGAAAGTATGAGAAGAAAGCCACGAGTATGAACACggagttttataaaaaaatcttttccCTAAACCATTGAAAACCTAATGCAGAAATCTaaaaggttttaaaaaaaaaggagatttAGATACAAAAACACCAAAAGACAATCGGGtgaaaaaaacacaaataacaACACAGTATACCAGTAATAAAGCTTAAATCTTTATTCTGTAGATGCACTAGACGatgatgaattaataattcgacctaaaaaggtagaaagaaatcaaaaaaGGCTAGATCTGACACCGAATTGCAAAAAATCACCGACCGTGAAGGAAGCAGCACCGCCGCCATGGGGACGCAGCAGTGGGAGATCGGAATTGGCAGCCGCCGATGAATCAAAGCGTGGAGCGAATACTCTGGTTCCGCCGCGAGTGCCGCCACCTGGTCTCAAGCTCAAAAACGTCTGATCAGCCTGCATAACTCTCGCAAATCAAAATTCACCGCGCAGTTAAATCCGCCACAAAGCTTCGGAGCGTATAATATATAGATAGTTATAATTCTTACGTATATATAGATGTATATACGTGAAGAGATAGGGAAGGAGGGgattttagagagagaattatTGCCTTTCCTCTCTCTATTTGGAGAAGGAGAGAAGATGGCAATGGAGTTGGGCGcctttatatatgtgtgtatatgGACAGGGAGAGAGGCGTTGTACATGGAAAAACCCTTATTTTTGGAGGGTATTATTGGAAACAATGGATTGAGTAAGATATTTTTCTGTACAATATTAGCATATAAATTTGCACTATAGTTTTTTCCCAAATTCAGCTATTTTTCCGATCAAAATTGCAATACCCATTACTGGAGTACAAGTTATGTGGGGTTTGATTTGTGGCCAAATAGAGTTGGGTTGTTTTACTTGGCccatattcaaatttattggaaaatattataaatacctATCACAACATTTGACTGTTTTAAACTAAAATCAGCGATAAAGGACCTACTAACTTCGATCAAGAatactaagagcatccgcaacgctgtctcgattcggtctcgtctcgtcgagtttaaaactaaaatcagCGATAAAGGACCTACTAACTTCGATCAAGAatactaagagcatccacaacgctgtctcgatgcggtctcgtctcgtcgagttTTAAACTAAAATCAGCGATAAAGGACCTACTAACTTCGATCAAGAATACTAAGAGCATTCGCAACACTGCGCCATGCGGTTGGAAGAatcgacgtagggaggaggaagccgccgcgccTCCTAGGCGACGCCGGACATACATCCATCGTAaccgggaggaagccgccgcaaggttggaacgtgattacttcagtccgaacccggtgtggggagatatctactttcgtcgccgtttccgtatgtcacgcgcgctatttttgcatatcgcgaGTACATTGGCGGCACGGGAAGAGTTCTTCGGAGAAGGGTTCGACGCTGTTGGCCGTCCTAGCCACACGACGCTCCAGAAATGTACTGCGCGATCCGTCAACTTGCTACTGGACAAACAACGGATgcgttcgacgaatacctgcACGTCGGAGAATCCATTGGGagactttgtttgttgaacttctgcaaaggcgtccgggcagccttcaccgccgaatttctgaagaagccaaccaccgcagattgtcagtttctgctccgtcttcacgaacaagtgcacggattccccgggatgctcgggagtgtcgattgcatgcattggcaatggaagaattgccctgtAGCGTTGAGGGGCTCATAcacgagcggccacaaaggcacccaccccaccgctatactcgaggccgtcgccgactaccggctatggatttgacatgcgtattttggggtccCCGGCTCGAACAACGACGTCAACGTGATCAACAACTCCGACCTCTTCGCTGAAGTTCTGAATGGTAAAGCGCCGGCCATCAACTTCATCGCTAACAATCGCCAGTATAAAATGGGGTACTATATTGccgacggcatctatccgaagtggccaaccttcgtgaagacgttcaacagGCCTGCGGACGAAAAACAGtctctttttgcgcagaagcaagagtctgctcgcaaggatgtggagagagcgttCGGGGTTCTCCAAGCTTGATGGAACATTATCAAATCCCCGGCTCGACAGTGGTTTATGGagaatatggtcgacatcatgtatacgtgcataatattgcacaacatgattgtcgccgacgaaggacctgaggcgggaaattggttcgaccctgaaaccccgggaagctcaaccgcaagtagtccgcctcgaacgggagtgcatccgtctttgcaagagcggttgtctattcgggcaaggacacgtgattctaccgcTCACGCCCAACTCCAGGAAGATCTAATAgagcacatttgggcaaaatttagcaaccgttagatgatcgtcactagagaactccttcttctgcttctttgcctccatttttttttaatttgagtttaagtgtgcaatttgtaatttctagttttttaattatgtcttttttatttttttaggtatttaaattgtaattttattttatttataatgaagagtgttttttattaattgaatttgttggaattaaaaataaaaaatgaaattgaatgaataattaaaagatggttaagagatggagggatacAAGtattgtctcttagttaagagatgagttgaaaagtacagtgggacccatgaatagtgaagagatgagacggttaagagacggataagagacaaCGTTGTGGATGGcctaatatatgaaaattgcATGAAAAAAAACCCTCAAAAACACTCTGGATATGTTGCAGTGACAATCCAGATGGGGTGCATGGAAATATTTCTCTTGGATAGGATGATTTCAGTGAACATTAATCCTCTCAAGTTACTCAGTGTCTTTTTGCTTGGAATGATGCACCTAATTACAACATAGATTTGCTATaactataatataaaaaattctcaaaatttgaAGCCTAACACAATTGTGTTACCAATAGTCTCTACAGGAACACTCTCCATGTTGAAAATGGTGAAATCTATTGGCATCTCTCACAGTTATTTTCCTCCCACTAATCTTAGACACATACTTAGTAAAAGTATGACAATCCAAACACACCCTAAGATTCTTAATAATCCTAATCTCATCATCTCCATCTTCACACATCATAAGCCCAAAAGCAATAGCCAGTTTCTCACTATGAACCTTCACCATCatctccttctcctcctcctccacatCATGCAAAGCCATCACAGTCTCTGCAACATACCCTTCATCCTTCATCTTCCCCATCACTTGCTCCAGCGCTGCGTAGATCTCCCCCGACTGAGGGTGGGACCGGTCACCCGACGTGAAGACATGTGCCCGCCCCTTCACCTCGATCAAGGTGCACCCGGGTGTCTTCCCCTTCCTCCTCACCACTTGACGTGTAGAAGCAGCCTCGGAGAAGTTGCTATTGGTGGAGTGTATATTTGAGAGGAGAACATGGTAACCTATGTTTCCTGGATCCAATTCAAACAACCGAGCAGAGGCCAGGCGCGCCAACTTAGTGTCCTTGTGGACCATACAGGCTCCTAGCAACGCACCCCACTGAGCAGGACCGGGTGCAAAGTGCATCTTCTTGGTTATGAACTCAACGGCTTCCTCCAGCTGCCCACCCCGGCCAAGAATATCCACCATGCACGCGTAGTGCTCGGATTTGGGCTCAAAGCCATGAACATGGATCATGGAATGGAAGACTCTTTCACCTTCTTCCACCAAACCGGAATGGCTGCAAGCATACAGAACCGATAGATGAGTTACACCTGTTGGAGGGACCCCGGCCTCCTGCATTTCTCGGTATAACCTCAGCGCCTCCTTCCCCTCTCCATGGAGGCCATAGCCGGAGATCATGGCATTCCAAGTCACTGCATTCCTTTCATCCATCGCATCAAATAATCTCCTAGCCTCCTCAATGCTCCCACATTTCATGTACATGTCAATTAAAGCAGTTGATATATAGATGCTAGGCAATAAAGACTccttttttatcaaacgatGAAGCCATTTCCCCAACCCTAAAGCGCCAAGTTGAGCGCAAGCCGAGAGAATAGTGGTGATCGTGACAGGATTAGGCCGAATATCGAGCTCCTGCATCTCCTGAAAAAGGGGTATTGCCTTCTCTGTGGCACCATTCTGGGCATAACCCGATATCATAGCATTCCATGAGGCTAGGGGCTTCTCCGGTAACTCATCGAAGAGGCCCCTAGCAAGCTCAAGCTCGTTAAGCCGGCTATAAACCGTCGTTAATGCAGTCGAGACAGAGGAATTGGAAGCAAAACCAGACTTTACACCGAAGCCATGGATGGTTCGAATAAGATCCAAATGACCAAACGGATGGAAAACTGGAATCAAACCAACTAAACTACTCGAGCTAACCCTGTTCTCTGATGAAAGCAGTTGTTGAAACAGCTGCAGTGATTTCTCAGCTTCACCGTTACAAGAAAAACCAGATATCATCGCGTTGTACGCAACCAAATCCGGCCTCCGAATCAGCTCAAACAACAATCGAGCGGTCGAGACACACCCACATTTCGAATACAACGAAACCAAACAAGTAAGCACGTGCTTATCGAAATGGCAACCAACCTTGATAGACAATGCCTGCACCATCATCCCATCTCTCAAACGCTGCAGCTCAGCCACAGCGGAGAGCGCAACAGCCAATGTGGTAGAATCAAGCCGTGCTGCCTTCGAAATCATGTCACGGAACACCCCAAGCGATTCATCGAAGCAGGAATTCTTCACCAACCCGGAAAGCAACGTGTTCCAAAGAACCGTATCTGGCTGCGATATTTCGTCGAACACATTGCGCGCAATCCTAATCTTGGAAAATTTGGTGTAGGCGTCGACTAGCGCTGAACCAACAAACGCATCCGATCCAAACCCGGAAACCACCGCGTGCCCATGAAGCAAAACCGTAAGTTTCTCATACACGGACGATGAGAATGACGAGAAAGCGGAGATAACAAAGGAATAAGTGAAATTATCAGGTTTGAGCTCTGTTTTCCGGAGAAGAGTGTTGTAAACGGATAGGGAGTCGAAGGGGGCGTGTCTGAGGCCTTTGATGAGGACATTGTAGAGGAAGAGATCGGGCGAGTCGATGTTGGCGAAGAGGAGCTTGGCTTGCGCCTGAGCTTTGAAGTCGAGGAGTTTCTGGATGAGTTTTGTGACGATGAAGTTGTCACGAAGATGGCCATTGTGAATGATCTGGGCATGGGTCTGATTGAGGTGAGAGATAGTGATCGACTGATTGATCAAGTTTAGCAAGCGGTTTCTGTCTCCTGGATTAGCAATGGCTCTCAACGCCATTGGAGTTGCGTTGTTCATCTCATTTTAACATGCATCTTTATTCCGTACAAGGAGAGACTGATTTTGAGCAACttcattttaacattttagtACACtatatttgcataaattatttattttaaaataaattgacaatatgcattattttattagggCATTCACCATGCAGCCGTGACCCAACAATTTATCTCTCCTCCATCCActaataggagtctcgttttcgcattttggtccgtccatgATAGGAgccccggttcataattactataaataataaagaggtctcacattctactaactgaacctattcacattttatttaaattaatatatacaaatgaaaatcatatttttcactaactttcttttactcacttttcttaaatatttcttaaaatccgtattgaaaataaatgagacttctattcGCGAAAGGGAGAGTACATTATAACACGAAAAACTAGAGTGCGGCCTAGCAAACCGCCCCGAACGTGGCTGCGGTCCcgcataattttttttttgtttttttattatattaaatgccCTACTTCCATCtatttatcacttattttctctcactatggatccatatttattttagtaaattttttaatatttaaattattgcatttttataggtatttatttttcgatttcaattaatgtaattttcaattattgtaACTGGATTGATCTGAAATGGAGCTAAGAGAGAATGATTTGGTTCAAGGTTAAAACTGTATTAGCGCGATTTGTTGTGGTttacaatttgaaatttgagtAACAAAATGTTAAGTTTCATCGATAATGATTTATTAacgaaactttatttatggaGTAGCATCTCAATTTCTTATTAACATGTTGCTTTTTTAGGCTGTCAAAGGTTGGGCAGCATCTCAATTTCTTATTAGTGgtgtatttctttatttatccatttataaaatgacagGCGTTTTTTTAAGATAATACACCATGTGTTTGTGTTATACAATATCTTGCCCACTTTGCATGAAATTGATGGATAAAACTCTGACTTACTTTTGTTATATGTGTAATGACTTAATAAACTGGGTTACGAAATTCAATCTTTTAATCTAATATATGAAAGATAGTAATGTAGAATTATAACATTCACTGTCACTTTGTTATACTTTGGCTCATGTAAGAATGCGTTGAGTTCCACAACAATTTCATGTGTATAGAAAGTTTGACTATCCTCACTACTCACttcaacttttcatttttgagatAAAACTTACAAATAATGAATATCAGTATTTCACCGTAATTTTCCTTGTATGTTTCAACTTTGTGTATCAATTTTCCCTTTGGTTTGTTTTAGGGAGGTAAACACAGTACAAACTACACAAAAGAATAAACgtaattaaatttttctaaCCTACC is drawn from Salvia hispanica cultivar TCC Black 2014 chromosome 6, UniMelb_Shisp_WGS_1.0, whole genome shotgun sequence and contains these coding sequences:
- the LOC125193633 gene encoding pentatricopeptide repeat-containing protein At4g30700, translated to MNNATPMALRAIANPGDRNRLLNLINQSITISHLNQTHAQIIHNGHLRDNFIVTKLIQKLLDFKAQAQAKLLFANIDSPDLFLYNVLIKGLRHAPFDSLSVYNTLLRKTELKPDNFTYSFVISAFSSFSSSVYEKLTVLLHGHAVVSGFGSDAFVGSALVDAYTKFSKIRIARNVFDEISQPDTVLWNTLLSGLVKNSCFDESLGVFRDMISKAARLDSTTLAVALSAVAELQRLRDGMMVQALSIKVGCHFDKHVLTCLVSLYSKCGCVSTARLLFELIRRPDLVAYNAMISGFSCNGEAEKSLQLFQQLLSSENRVSSSSLVGLIPVFHPFGHLDLIRTIHGFGVKSGFASNSSVSTALTTVYSRLNELELARGLFDELPEKPLASWNAMISGYAQNGATEKAIPLFQEMQELDIRPNPVTITTILSACAQLGALGLGKWLHRLIKKESLLPSIYISTALIDMYMKCGSIEEARRLFDAMDERNAVTWNAMISGYGLHGEGKEALRLYREMQEAGVPPTGVTHLSVLYACSHSGLVEEGERVFHSMIHVHGFEPKSEHYACMVDILGRGGQLEEAVEFITKKMHFAPGPAQWGALLGACMVHKDTKLARLASARLFELDPGNIGYHVLLSNIHSTNSNFSEAASTRQVVRRKGKTPGCTLIEVKGRAHVFTSGDRSHPQSGEIYAALEQVMGKMKDEGYVAETVMALHDVEEEEKEMMVKVHSEKLAIAFGLMMCEDGDDEIRIIKNLRVCLDCHTFTKYVSKISGRKITVRDANRFHHFQHGECSCRDYW